In the genome of Neofelis nebulosa isolate mNeoNeb1 chromosome 8, mNeoNeb1.pri, whole genome shotgun sequence, one region contains:
- the CCDC77 gene encoding coiled-coil domain-containing protein 77, translating to MNFTPTRTPVCRKLTTASKHDVACGFSGPTNWKGKSFLDSVESTPLPSTQDRLAVLCPSQELLEYYQKKMSECEAENEDLLKKLELYKEACEGQHKLEWDLQQREEEIAELQKALSDMQVCLFQEREHALRLYSENDRLRIRELEDKKKIQNLLTLVGTDTGEVTYFYKEPPNKVSIFQKTIQPVGICEQNEFSSAFRADSKVSKRKPAMREKEESSEQYQGDIQTLTLQVEALQAQLEEQTRLSREQVEGLIEDRRIRIEEIQVHQQRNQDKIKELTKSLHHTQELLYESTKDFLQLRFENQNKEKSWVLEKDHLMSKIKQYSMQCKKKEDKIRNVWPVIHENHHHQNEYVKSLKDKLVQEKKLSNMYQEQCISLEEELARIREEERVRREIFKDRTNKMGRRLQVMTKRYEALEKRRILEVEGFKTDIKILRQRLKDLEQILYKATLNAQANQDLAILCEVRDSNRRAHKLQGELKNLKSKVFGLENELRLC from the exons ATGAACTTTACCCCAACACGAACCCCTGTCTGCAGAAA GCTGACAACTGCCTCCAAACATGATGTTGCCTGTGGCTTCAGTGGTCCCACCAACTGGAAGGGAAAGTCTTTCTTAGATTCGGTGGAGTCAACTCCCTTGCCTTCCACACAAGATCGTCTGGCTGTCCTCTGCCCTTCTCAGGAGCTTCTGGAATATTACCAAAAGAAGATGTCTGAGTGTGAGGCAGAAAATGAAGACCTGTTGAAGAAACTGGAACTCTACAAAGAAGCTTGTGAAGGACAG catAAACTAGAATGGGATTtgcagcagagggaggaagagattgCTGAATTGCAGAAAGCCCTAAGTGATATGCAGGTCTGCCTCTTCCAGGAACGGGAACACGCTTTACGCCTCTACTCTGAAAACGACCGACTGAGAATCAG GGAGctagaagacaagaaaaagattCAGAACCTCTTGACCCTTGTGGGCACAGACACTGGAGAAGTGACCTATTTTTATAAGGAGCCTCCAAACAAA gTCAGCATTTTCCAAAAGACTATCCAGCCTGTAGGTATATGTGAACAGAATGAATTTTCCTCAGCTTTCAGAGCAG attctaaagtaagcaaaagaaaaccagcaatgagagagaaagaagaaagttctgAGCAATACCAGGGAGACATACAAACACTTACCCTGCAG GTGGAAGCGCTGCAGGCTCAGCTGGAGGAACAGACCAGGCTTTCTCGAGAGCAAGTTGAAGGGCTCATAGAGGACAGACGGATTCGCATTGAGGAAATACAAGTGCATCAACAGAGAAATCAGGACAAAATCAAAGAGCTTACCAAAAG tctccaTCACACCCAAGAACTTCTCTATGAGAGCACCAAAGACTTTTTGCAACTCAGatttgaaaaccaaaataaagagaAGTCATGGGTGCTTGAAAAGGATCATTTGATGTCAAAGATTAAGCAATACAGCATGCAAtgtaagaagaaagaagataaaattagaaatgtttggCCAGTCATTCATGAGAATCATCATCACCAAAATGAATATGTTAAG TCCCTAAAAGATAAGTTAGTACAAGAGAAAAAATTGTCCAACATGTATCAAGAGCAGTGCATTTCCCTAGAAGAAGAACTTGCCCGAATTcgtgaggaagagagagtgaggagagagatcTTCAAG GATCGCACTAACAAGATGGGGAGGCGCTTACAGGTGATGACAAAACGCTATGAGGCCTTGGAGAAGCGGCGTATCTTGGAAGTGGAAGGCTTTAAGACAGATATTAAGATTCTCCGGCAGAGGCTGAAAGACTTGGAGCAAATACTCTATAAG GCAACACTTAATGCCCAGGCAAACCAGGATCTTGCCATTCTGTGTGAGGTGCGTGACAGCAATAGACGGGCACATAAGCTACAAGGAGAACTGAAGAACCTTAAGTCCAAAGTATTTGGTCTGGAGAATGAACTTAGACTCTGTTGA